One genomic segment of Synechocystis sp. LKSZ1 includes these proteins:
- the psbU gene encoding photosystem II complex extrinsic protein PsbU: protein MKTLSRVVVLITLVVSLFGFIGSELAQALPLTSGTPLLAALNAVDAKLTTEFGQKIDLNNSDIRDFRDLRGFYPNLASKIIKNAPYEKVEDVLNIPGLSETQQARLQANLDNFVVTEVSSELTEGDDRINPGVY from the coding sequence ATGAAAACCCTATCCCGTGTTGTTGTGCTCATTACCCTCGTGGTTAGCCTCTTTGGTTTTATCGGCAGTGAATTGGCCCAGGCCCTTCCCCTAACCTCCGGTACGCCCCTCCTAGCGGCCCTCAATGCAGTGGATGCGAAACTAACTACTGAGTTTGGCCAAAAAATTGATCTTAACAATAGTGATATCCGGGATTTCCGCGACCTACGGGGTTTTTATCCTAACCTAGCCAGCAAAATCATTAAAAACGCTCCCTACGAAAAGGTTGAAGATGTTCTTAATATTCCTGGTCTGAGCGAAACTCAGCAAGCTCGCTTGCAGGCTAACCTCGATAACTTTGTGGTGACGGAAGTCAGCAGTGAACTCACCGAAGGGGATGACCGGATTAACCCCGGTGTTTACTAG
- a CDS encoding ABC transporter ATP-binding protein, with translation MLSFDQVSKTYGSYRALDQVSFQLQPGEIYGLLGPNGAGKTTIMNLICQLLEPDHGHITLNGQPLSTQTKQWLGMAPQENILYRSLTCEQNLNFFGKLYGLGPKLRQRRTRFCLQAVHLLDRAQDSVDTLSGGMQRRLNVAIALMHRPKLLILDEPTTGLDLETRQALWRLIQYLQGQGMTILLTTHLLEEAEHLCHRLGILQQGQLRYEGSLADLRALIPAQEILLLTTPAEQQAIARAQALGWQHRRYGQELAFWLPQALELREILPLLDAIPLESVRRQAIQLEHIYLEILNPPG, from the coding sequence ATGCTGAGCTTCGATCAGGTCAGTAAGACCTATGGTTCATACCGTGCCCTAGACCAGGTGAGTTTTCAGCTCCAACCGGGAGAAATTTATGGCCTATTGGGGCCGAATGGTGCGGGAAAAACCACCATCATGAACTTGATTTGTCAGCTATTGGAACCAGACCATGGCCATATTACCCTTAACGGCCAACCTCTATCGACCCAGACAAAGCAGTGGCTAGGCATGGCCCCCCAAGAAAATATCCTGTATCGTAGTCTGACCTGTGAGCAGAACCTGAATTTTTTTGGTAAACTCTACGGCCTCGGGCCAAAATTACGCCAGCGTCGTACTCGTTTTTGCCTGCAGGCGGTGCATCTTCTTGACCGTGCCCAGGATTCTGTAGATACCCTGAGCGGGGGGATGCAACGGCGCCTGAACGTGGCCATTGCCCTGATGCACCGCCCCAAGCTCTTGATTCTTGATGAACCCACCACGGGACTAGATCTGGAAACGCGCCAGGCCCTGTGGCGATTAATTCAGTACCTGCAAGGGCAGGGGATGACTATTTTATTAACGACCCATCTGCTAGAAGAAGCGGAACACCTCTGCCATCGCCTCGGTATTCTCCAGCAGGGCCAATTGCGTTATGAAGGAAGCCTGGCAGACTTACGGGCCCTAATCCCAGCCCAGGAAATTTTGCTTCTGACGACTCCGGCGGAACAACAGGCCATTGCGCGAGCCCAGGCCTTGGGATGGCAACACCGTCGCTATGGCCAGGAGTTGGCTTTTTGGCTACCCCAGGCCCTGGAATTGCGAGAGATTTTGCCCCTATTGGACGCCATTCCTCTAGAGTCCGTCCGTCGCCAGGCGATTCAACTAGAACATATTTATTTGGAAATTCTTAATCCGCCTGGTTAG
- the hpnA gene encoding hopanoid-associated sugar epimerase, with amino-acid sequence MAERFFVTGGTGFVGANLIRLLLDQGHQVRALVRPQSSVRNLHGLAIEWVTGDLNDSQLAQKMQGCTGLFHVAAHYSLWQKDRDQLHRSNVLGTRNLLACARQAGIQRTVYTSSVAAIGVRADGQPANETYQSPVERLIGAYKQSKYWAEQEAQQAAQAGQDIVIVNPSTPIGPWDVKPTPTGDLILRFLRRRMPAYVDTGLNLIDVRDVAWGHLLAYQHGQSGERYILGHQNLSLKEILEKLAQITGHEAPRTTVPLWLPLTVAWIEEKLLAPFGRSPSVPIEGVRMSAQSMYYDARRAVQELGLPQSSIDQALADAVEWFYQQGYVRRP; translated from the coding sequence ATGGCAGAGCGTTTTTTTGTTACTGGAGGAACCGGCTTTGTCGGGGCCAACCTAATTCGTTTGTTATTAGACCAGGGCCATCAAGTACGAGCCTTAGTGCGTCCTCAGAGTTCTGTCCGTAATCTCCACGGCCTAGCTATTGAATGGGTCACCGGTGATCTTAATGATTCCCAGTTGGCACAAAAAATGCAGGGTTGTACCGGTCTGTTCCATGTGGCGGCCCATTATTCCCTCTGGCAAAAAGACCGCGACCAACTCCATCGCAGTAACGTCTTGGGCACTCGCAATCTATTGGCCTGTGCTCGCCAAGCCGGCATCCAACGCACCGTTTATACTAGTTCTGTGGCCGCCATTGGGGTACGAGCTGATGGTCAACCGGCGAATGAAACCTACCAGAGTCCCGTCGAGCGGCTGATCGGGGCCTATAAGCAATCCAAATATTGGGCTGAACAGGAAGCCCAGCAAGCGGCTCAGGCCGGGCAAGACATTGTTATCGTCAATCCCAGTACTCCTATTGGCCCTTGGGATGTTAAACCAACTCCTACGGGGGACTTGATCCTCCGCTTTTTGCGACGACGGATGCCCGCCTACGTCGATACCGGTCTGAATCTGATCGATGTGCGGGATGTGGCCTGGGGTCATCTCTTGGCCTATCAGCACGGTCAGTCGGGAGAGCGCTATATTCTGGGTCATCAAAACCTGAGCCTGAAAGAAATCCTTGAGAAATTGGCCCAGATCACAGGTCACGAGGCGCCCAGAACTACTGTTCCTCTCTGGCTGCCCCTAACCGTGGCCTGGATTGAAGAAAAACTGCTGGCCCCCTTCGGTAGATCCCCTTCGGTTCCCATTGAAGGCGTGCGCATGTCCGCCCAAAGCATGTATTACGACGCTCGTAGAGCCGTCCAAGAACTGGGTCTACCCCAATCAAGCATTGATCAAGCCCTGGCCGATGCCGTGGAGTGGTTTTACCAGCAGGGCTATGTTCGCAGACCTTAA